The following DNA comes from Methanosarcina vacuolata Z-761.
CATCTTCAAGGAGTTCAGGAACAGCTTTCTCAGGGTCCTTTTTCAAAATTTCCACAATATCTTCAAGTTCCATACGAAACCACCAGCGTAGATTAACGTGGAAAAAGGATTCAGACTCCGTTTTCTGTATCAGGCTTTACAATATAAAGGATAAGTGAAAAACACGCACCCAGTAAAATGTAAAGCAAATAACTCTTCATGCAACAGAACCCGGGTCAAATTGCAAAACCAACGTCAGACTTAGATTTGATTTTTATCAATATATAATTTTTCATTTTTGATTTTGAAATATTTGCAAGTTCGGAAAGAGTAACCCCTTCATCAAATTCCAGTTTTTCAAGTCTTTCATGGAATTCATCATAGGGTAACTTGACTCTGAGCCCATTAAGCTGGAGGGTCAGTGGAGCAGGCGAAAGTACAGTTCGGATTTCCGGGACCTGATTTTCAATCTCCTTCATAACTCTAGCAGGAAGCACTGCGAGGGGGTCTTTTGCTTGCTGTTTACGAATGTTATCAGCAATCTTTCCAACCTCTTCATTGAGTTTATCAAGGGCGCTAATCTCCTCGGTTTTCCTTAACCTGTGAGAAGTCCTTCCAATATTCCCAACATAAAGGTCTGCTCCGGGAACTTCCTCGGTCTTAAGGTCAGGTCCGCCTGTAACTACAATTGGAATTTCTACGCCTTCAAAAAGCTTTGGCTTCTTGTTTATTATGCAGTCACTGAAAGACCCAAATGTGAAAACTGCAATATCATGTTCGTTAATAAGTCTTCTTTCATAGTCCATGGACAGAGATACCCTTCGCCCCATTCCTCTTGCAAGTCCTATCATGTTTGTATTGGCTCCGGGGTGGCGGAGATACTCTGCAATGTCACATGCTGAATGCGGGAGGTGGTGAGAAGCAAGAGTCGGTGAAACAACTGCAATCTCAACTCCAGTCAGGGGAGCTTCTACCATAACTCCAAGCAGTTCATCAGATTGCTTTTTCACTATTGGGACATCTTTTTCCGGAATAAGCATAATAAGGTTGACTTCAGTCCCTGTAACTACTTTTTGGACTATGTAGCCTCCAAGGTCTTCCAGCAGCTCAATTAAAAGTCCATGCTTGTGGACGCCACCGGTATAAAGATAGGGTCGGAGTACAGCCATCTTAGTTTTTCCCTCCTTTCATCAGTTCTTCGAGCATCGCTCCTGCTTCTTCGATCCACTCATGTTTTAGTGCTTCCTCGGACGCCACAAAAATAAACTGGTTACCTTTATACAGGTGATACCGGACCCTGAAACCCTCAGGGGTGACACGGATTGCAAAATCAACAAGATTTTCGTGAAGCCTGTGTTTTGGATCTGCAACCATCATATCTTTAAGAAAAGCTGCTTCTTCCTTTGGGTTATCCATACTTATGGCTACAGTCCATCGGTCCGGCTGGCTGATATTTGCTTTCCCGTAGCGCTCCCAGAGTATTCCCAGTAATTCTGGAATATACTGCTCTTTTTTTATAGAAATTATTATCTCACGGGCAATCGGTTTTGCGTCCACATCGGCAATATCAGTTGTTGTAACCCTGGTGCCCACGTCCCTCAGGAGAATTGCCATCTGAAAAAGAGAATCTTCAGGTCTCAACACTACCTTTATTCTCCCTATTGCCGGGGCAAGCTTGAGACTTGAAAGATTGTCCTCGATAATCTTTCTATAAAATCCCTGCTCCGGAGCGATTGCGGACTCGACATCAAAGACTTCAAGCGAATCCATCTTTTCCTCACTCCTCCACAAAGCCCGAAGCAAGCAAAGCTGCTCCTACTGCTCCTATCAAGTGTGAGTTCTCGGGCACAAGGACATCGATCTTTAGAAGTTCTCCAAGGGCTTTTGGTACTCCTGCAATTAGGGAAGATCCGCCCACAAGAATCAGAGGCTCTTTAACATCTACTTCCTGCAACTGCTGCTCATAGATCTGTTCTACCACACTATAACAGGCTGCAGCAGCCACATCTTCAGGAGTAGCACCTCTTGCAAGGGAATTTACAAGGGATTGAGTTCCGAAGACTATGCAGTAGCTGTTCATAGATACATGTTCATGCATCCCTTTAACTGCCAGGGCTCCGAGTTCGGTGATATCTACACCAAGCCGCTTTGAGATCATTTCAAAGAAACGTCCTGAAGCGCCTGCGCAAATCCCGCCCATTGTAAACATTCCGGGAATCCCGTCCTGAACCGAGATTGCCTTATTGTCCATACCGCCTATATCAATAACTGTTGCATTACCTTTCTGCTTGTCAGCAAGATAGACGGCTCCTTTTGAGTTAACAGTGATTTCTTCCTGGATAAGCTGAGCTTTAAAATGAGCACCTATAAGAAATCGTCCGTATCCGGTTGTACCCAGAGCCTGAACTTCTTCCCTGGAAACGCCGGCCTCTTTCAGGGCAATAGAGTAAGCTTCTTCAGCACTTTCAAGGACTTTTGTTGTGGGCACCCAGCCCTTGCCTATAATTTTGTTGTCCCTCATTACCACGGCTTTAGTGGTTGTTGACCCTGAATCTATTCCCGCGGTCAGTCCGGTCTGAACTTCCCTTGTAAGAAGGTGCCTGCGCCTGACAATTGTAGTAAGAGCTTCCAGGCGAGTAAGAAGTGTACCTGCACTGGTGCTTTCGGTAAAAGAATAACTGATTACCGGGATTTTGGAGTGCTCATGGATATATCTTCTAACCTCATTTCGTACAATAGCTCCTTCGGCACACCGGAAACAGGTGGTAATGAAAACTCCATCCGCATTGGCAATACCTTCAACAACAGCTTTTGCCCGGGCCATCATAAGCCTCAGGTCTCCACTCGCAACCTCAAGCCCAAAATCTCTGCCTATAGTATCTATGGATGCAACATCAATTTCAGGGAAAATAAATTTTGCATTTACTTTGGCTGCGGCTTCTTCAAATTCGGGTTGAACTCCGGCATACTCAGAGCCGCAGGATACCAGTGCAATCTTGACAAGTGCAGATTCCTCTGTGCTCATTCCTTGTCCTCCTTGTCTGCCGATTCTGTCTCTTTCGCCTTTTCATCTTCCTCAGGCTTTTCCTTAGGCAACGACTCCAGAAATGCTACTATCTTGTTTACGAAGTCGCGGGCTTCGTCGTCGGATTTCGGGTATTCTACTTCAAGTACAGGGACACCTTTTGAGCGGACCAAATACTTCGTCAGCTCATTTGTACGGTTACAACCCACACAACCAAAGTCCGTGGGTGGGTTTTCAACTATAATTGCAGCTTCTGTCTGTTCGATAAGAGGGCCTATCAACGCCATCCTTCCCCTTACTCCAGCCGGCACTTCAATTGCAGCATACTTAAGACCCAATTTAGGGTCTTCAGGAGTAATATTTAGAGGAGGAGAATCAAGGCTGAGGCTTGTAACTTTTTCTCGGATCTGGTTCATCATGGTAAGGGGTTTGTGCCCGAAACGTTCAACCAGGTCGGCCAGAATAAGACTATTTATAGGGTAAATGAAAACCTTTGCCAAAAAACTCACCTCGCAAGCTCCTCTTCAATAACTTTTTCCAGATCCGAAGTTGTAAGCCTGCATTTCTTTTTGCGTTTTTCTGTTACACATTCCTTTGCTTCCAGTTCGTCAAGTGCAGCCCCTATGGCAGGAAGCATCTCCACTTCTTCCCTCAAAAAATGGAATCCCGGCCGTGGGCCTCCACCCCTGCTTGCGCGGCAGCGCCTTTCATCTCCTGGAGGGAATCCCCTATCCTTTACAAAAATATGATTTTTATCAAGCTGCCGGATTTGTTCAACGAGGATCTGGACATCGTCTTTGGCTCCTGATACGATAAGTCCAAAACAGGTCTCCTTTACCGTAACTGGAAACTCTGACTCATAGATCTTCATAGCTGCATCTGAAGGCAGCACTTTATCCGAACTGATTACAATGTACTTTGTAATCTCTTCTTTTTTCGTTTCCGTCATATTTCGTCTCTCCTTAGCCTCGGGAGACTTTAAATTTCGATAAATTAATGTGAATCCGCTTAAACATCTGGATTCATTAAAGCGGACACGTTATAATGAGCTGACTAATTCGTTAGCAAGATTTAATCTGACCCAGCAAGCTGAAAATCATCTTGAGCTACTAACCGGGTACTTATACGTCTATTTACTTATTATTGTGCTTATGTGTATTACTTTTTTTATATATTAAGAATAGTATGTACGCCCATTATCCAATTGTATTATAGTTTATACTTTTAAGTTTACTTGCGTACAATTTCAGTTACGTATATCACATCTCCTTCTTTGACAGCAAGGAGCTTTTCAGGATTTATTATCCGGCCAACAATATTGGTTGAGGAAAATCGTTCTCCTGTGGGGCCGAAAAGTTCGTCGTCTCCAAGTCTTATACCTATAGTCCCCATCCTCTTTGCAGACTGGTTTGTGATCCCTATTTCCCCTCCAAGTACTTTGTCCGTGGGGGTATTTTCTGGAAGGATTTCCTTGTACTTCACAACTTCCTTTTCTGTCTTAAAAAGGTAGGTGTCGTCATATATCATATAAACAGGCAGTTTCCCAACAGTTTTTGTTTTAAGTTCAAGACCATGGCGGAAGAAATCCACAGATTTCGGGGCTTTTTCAGAGTAAAGCTCAATCTCAATCAGTTTATCTATGGGTACTGCATACGCAGTCACCTTTGCTTCCCCAAGGATCTCAAGGGTTGTTGGAGGGTTCTGACTGACAATTACGGCATCCTTTCCGGTGTATCCGTCTTTTACCAGTTCAACCCCTATGGAAGAAAGTACAGGCTCGGCCTCCTCAAAGCTATGTCCCAGAAGCACTATCTGGGGAGGCAGACTCTCAACCGAAAGATTCTGTCCTTCTTCTGCGAGTTTAATGAGTTCGATGCCTTTCGTTACCTGCCCTACAACAGAATGAACAAGGCTTGAAGGACGCTCGTCTCTTGAGATATATATTCTGCCCAACCCATATCCGACTGTACGGACAGAAACTGCACCTTCTCGTCTTGGATCGAAATTTTCATAAGGAGCAGGTATTCCCTTCAGGTCATCATCTGAGATAAACGAACTGGTAGTAACATCTACATTGAGAGTTCCTTCACGAGTAAGGGCATAGAAATGTTCTGCTCCCCCTGGAGCATTCCTGGAAAGTTCAACTTCAAAATAAGTAAATATGCTGTCCCCATCTTCAAGCGGAACAGAAAGATCAGTTGTGCAGGTCTTTTCTGAGATTTGTTCCCATTCTATAATTGGCTCAATACCAAGAATTGTATCTTCTCTGGAAAGCCTGGACAAAATTTTTCTTCCGGTCACAACTTCTGCAAAGACCCCATCTTCAGGAGTCCCATATTCCGCAGTATGTCTTTTAAGTGAAAAAATAAGATGAGTGTTACGGGGATCAAAACCTCCTGCTCCAAACATCACCTCAAAAGCTTCAAAATTTCCTGTTTCGCGCGAAGGTTTAATTTCGGCTTCAAAAGGCCCGAAAGCTAGAGCTTCAGGACTTGCCCAGTGGATAGATTTTCCTTCGTACTCTTTAAAATGCTCAGCCCATAATTTTCCTGAAGGCGACTCAGGATTTCTTATTTCTATCCTGAATTCTCCTCTGGGAGTATTGATAGCGTATTCGGTGACTGTTTCGATCTTTTCCTCAGCGACCTCTTTCAGAATTCCGACCGCTGTACCGGCTATATAAGGGGCTCTGGAAACTTTAAGCGCATCTTCAAGGATAGAGCCTGCAGGTAAGGTATATTGTTGCCCATTCACCTCTACGCTGACCTCATTACTCGTAATCGGCACCTCATTTAGTATTTTTCTATACTACAGAGGTGGCAGCATATTTATATCTCTTCTGCAGCTTGGATCCTTTCATCTTCGGTGAGTTGAGATAGTATACTCTTCGGCTCACCTATGTCTACAATCTTACCATTGCGCATAAGTGCAACACGGTCACATATCTCGTTTACGAAGTCGATATCGTGAGAAACTACAACAAATGTTTCCCCTATCTCTTCTCTAGCTTTCAGGATGGAATTCGTCACCGAGACCTTGGTAATCGGGTCCATAGTCCCTGTTGGTTCATCCATAATGACGATTC
Coding sequences within:
- a CDS encoding methanogenesis marker 6 protein, with the translated sequence MTETKKEEITKYIVISSDKVLPSDAAMKIYESEFPVTVKETCFGLIVSGAKDDVQILVEQIRQLDKNHIFVKDRGFPPGDERRCRASRGGGPRPGFHFLREEVEMLPAIGAALDELEAKECVTEKRKKKCRLTTSDLEKVIEEELAR
- a CDS encoding methanogenesis marker 17 protein codes for the protein MDSLEVFDVESAIAPEQGFYRKIIEDNLSSLKLAPAIGRIKVVLRPEDSLFQMAILLRDVGTRVTTTDIADVDAKPIAREIIISIKKEQYIPELLGILWERYGKANISQPDRWTVAISMDNPKEEAAFLKDMMVADPKHRLHENLVDFAIRVTPEGFRVRYHLYKGNQFIFVASEEALKHEWIEEAGAMLEELMKGGKN
- a CDS encoding methanogenesis marker 15 protein yields the protein MSTEESALVKIALVSCGSEYAGVQPEFEEAAAKVNAKFIFPEIDVASIDTIGRDFGLEVASGDLRLMMARAKAVVEGIANADGVFITTCFRCAEGAIVRNEVRRYIHEHSKIPVISYSFTESTSAGTLLTRLEALTTIVRRRHLLTREVQTGLTAGIDSGSTTTKAVVMRDNKIIGKGWVPTTKVLESAEEAYSIALKEAGVSREEVQALGTTGYGRFLIGAHFKAQLIQEEITVNSKGAVYLADKQKGNATVIDIGGMDNKAISVQDGIPGMFTMGGICAGASGRFFEMISKRLGVDITELGALAVKGMHEHVSMNSYCIVFGTQSLVNSLARGATPEDVAAAACYSVVEQIYEQQLQEVDVKEPLILVGGSSLIAGVPKALGELLKIDVLVPENSHLIGAVGAALLASGFVEE
- a CDS encoding methanogenesis marker 7 protein, which translates into the protein MAVLRPYLYTGGVHKHGLLIELLEDLGGYIVQKVVTGTEVNLIMLIPEKDVPIVKKQSDELLGVMVEAPLTGVEIAVVSPTLASHHLPHSACDIAEYLRHPGANTNMIGLARGMGRRVSLSMDYERRLINEHDIAVFTFGSFSDCIINKKPKLFEGVEIPIVVTGGPDLKTEEVPGADLYVGNIGRTSHRLRKTEEISALDKLNEEVGKIADNIRKQQAKDPLAVLPARVMKEIENQVPEIRTVLSPAPLTLQLNGLRVKLPYDEFHERLEKLEFDEGVTLSELANISKSKMKNYILIKIKSKSDVGFAI
- a CDS encoding methanogenesis marker 5 protein — its product is MAKVFIYPINSLILADLVERFGHKPLTMMNQIREKVTSLSLDSPPLNITPEDPKLGLKYAAIEVPAGVRGRMALIGPLIEQTEAAIIVENPPTDFGCVGCNRTNELTKYLVRSKGVPVLEVEYPKSDDEARDFVNKIVAFLESLPKEKPEEDEKAKETESADKEDKE
- the mmp3 gene encoding methyl-coenzyme M reductase-associated protein Mmp3; protein product: MPITSNEVSVEVNGQQYTLPAGSILEDALKVSRAPYIAGTAVGILKEVAEEKIETVTEYAINTPRGEFRIEIRNPESPSGKLWAEHFKEYEGKSIHWASPEALAFGPFEAEIKPSRETGNFEAFEVMFGAGGFDPRNTHLIFSLKRHTAEYGTPEDGVFAEVVTGRKILSRLSREDTILGIEPIIEWEQISEKTCTTDLSVPLEDGDSIFTYFEVELSRNAPGGAEHFYALTREGTLNVDVTTSSFISDDDLKGIPAPYENFDPRREGAVSVRTVGYGLGRIYISRDERPSSLVHSVVGQVTKGIELIKLAEEGQNLSVESLPPQIVLLGHSFEEAEPVLSSIGVELVKDGYTGKDAVIVSQNPPTTLEILGEAKVTAYAVPIDKLIEIELYSEKAPKSVDFFRHGLELKTKTVGKLPVYMIYDDTYLFKTEKEVVKYKEILPENTPTDKVLGGEIGITNQSAKRMGTIGIRLGDDELFGPTGERFSSTNIVGRIINPEKLLAVKEGDVIYVTEIVRK